One window from the genome of Cricetulus griseus strain 17A/GY chromosome 2, alternate assembly CriGri-PICRH-1.0, whole genome shotgun sequence encodes:
- the LOC100758204 gene encoding mitochondrial ornithine transporter 2, whose amino-acid sequence MKVKMQTFPNLYKGLTDCFLKTYNQVGFQGLYRGTSPALLAYVAQSSVLFMCYGFCQQFVRKVARVDQNAELNDFQTATAGSLASAFASLALCPTELVKCRLQTTHEMKMSGKTAQSHNTVWSMVKSIFMKEGLLGFYRGLPTTLVQEIPGYFFFFGGYELSRSFFASGRPKNELGPVPLMLSGGFAGICLWLIIFPVDCIKSRIQVLSMSGQPAGLISTFVYIVRNEGILALYSGMKATMIRAIPSNAALFLAYEYSRKVMMSMVEEY is encoded by the coding sequence ATGAAAGTGAAGATGCAGACATTTCCCAACCTGTACAAGGGCCTCACCGACTGCTTCCTAAAAACCTACAACCAAGTGGGCTTCCAGGGCTTATACAGGGGAACCAGTCCTGCACTGCTAGCCTACGTCGCCCAGAGCTCTGTCCTATTCATGTGCTATGGCTTCTGCCAACAGTTTGTCAGGAAAGTGGCCAGAGTGGACCAGAACGCAGAGCTGAACGATTTTCAGACTGCCACTGCTGGGTCTCTGGCCTCCGCATTTGCTTCGCTGGCCCTCTGCCCCACTGAGCTCGTGAAGTGCCGGCTGCAGACCACGCATGAAATGAAGATGTCAGGGAAGACAGCACAAAGCCATAACACAGTTTGGTCTATGGTTAAGAGTATCTTCATGAAGGAGGGTCTCTTAGGCTTCTATCGTGGACTCCCCACCACTCTCGTCCAGGAAATACCTggctatttcttcttctttggggGTTATGAACTCAGTCGATCGTTTTTTGCATCAGGGAGACCAAAGAATGAACTAGGCCCTGTCCCTTTGATGTTAAGTGGAGGCTTTGCTGGGATCTGCCTCTGGCTTATCATATTCCCAGTGGACTGTATTAAATCCAGAATCCAGGTTCTTTCTATGTCTGGGCAGCCAGCAGGATTAATCTCAACCTTTGTATATATTGTGAGAAATGAAGGAATATTAGCCTTGTATTCTGGAATGAAAGCCACTATGATTCGAGCCATCCCTTCCAATGCTGCTCTATTTTTGGCCTATGAATACAGCAGGAAGGTGATGATGAGCATGGTGGAAGAATACTGA